TTTTGAGTAATCTCTCGTAATATTTTGGTATATTAATATAcaccattttttatctttttaaatacctattAAACACAAGATTAAGCGTTTTTTTGACAATATACATGCAATtaccaaaaaccaaaaaaataaaatggcttcaaacaaaaatatagaattaGTTGATTATGGTACCTTTATAGACTTTATATACTTTATACCTGTTTagctaaattattattacatttgattttttaagcttCATCTaccttttttcgaataatttcctTTCATCCTTCTTCCCTGCGTAATGATCAAATTATTAGGGTAGTTAAATGAATTTcagattatcaatttttttactcctacataaaattctaaaaatatacttCATTgccgagaaaaaaaatatttacaaaaatctgGAAAACCTTATTCCAACAACTTTTGAAACCTTGACACATCACACTTCTGGTTGCACAGCCAATCAGCAATGCCTCATTTTcccatcaaatatttttaaaatatactttttacacattagttaacttttttaacttattttaaaatagtttccttaagtaattacattttgcttttaataatatttgaaacagattttggaaaaattagtttctctattattcttcttcttaccaaatcatgaaaaattcttgaatcaaAATAAATGATGGCTCATTtctttggagaaaatattctctacaactctatactgtttccaattttaagagtaaatttttcaatgactgaaaatgtttaaaaattgttaaaaagaaagcatttttaaACATAGAACTGAATTTTAAGATTACTGACTTACTTTAAAaactggaaacagtagagttgtttAGAACGTTTTTCCCGGAAAAATAAGTCatgatttattgaaattcaaccattttttaatggGCAAGAAGCGACGATAAGAAAAAAGtcagacaaaaaatattgttcaaataattatttttcttgagtattaaatttttgtcattcaaaactgtgttttttctttcataatacaTGTCTGATGATattatttcaattcataaaatcAAAGACAAGTTTTTTCagatattgaatttttgacaCCATAACAAActcaagaataaaatttaaatatcaattatatttCTGCATTAATTTcgagattaaatatttaatttttgaaagttttcaatacaattccttatatattattattcattctgatatctctttttttaattttaatcccgTTTAATCTTGTGACATCTTTTGCAATATTATCTAAGCTCACATGGAATTCCGAGTAAtccttattacattctcatcatttacgattgagaaagtattagaattgtcggaaattcgacatcacactttttcaacggatctccacgtttcaagacctcctgaatccgaaaatcaggttttcacaatGACGtccgcctgtctgtctgtccgtccagctgtccgttcgtaaacacgataactctcgaaaaataacacgaatcaaattcatctttagcacactttttttaggtcctaaaagaaagtacgagctcgtgaaccagccatttttgataaaaatttaaaaagtgaacgcattttgaaaatttttgagaccacttttttctgaatttgaaaattgtatgtacggatacttatagtattaaaaagaacaaacaatttatccttgtgacttttttcgataaaaagaaaattctcagagttatagcgttttcaaaagttttttaattaaacgaaaatcaaaatttgaagccgaaaatcgcacgatatgaaaaaaagtcaagagaagaaaaaaatttctttttgaaagccctacaagattatcataaccaatttttggattttcttcaaaaatcgaaaattcaaattttggttgcacaaaaaataatggaaaataaaaaactccattttatggacaaactatgtaggatacaaaaaaagatgaatcaacaaaaatggttatcccaaaaaagatctataatttcgttaagaatcacttcttgataggatgcgtactttttgttttattcgtgaaaaataacgctgaaaaaataaaataaaaaaaatgggtggaaaaacgacgaaagttacgagaaaaaaaatccaacaaaacctgtttacaaatatctgtcggaaatcgagcgcgcagcgcgagtgtcacgatgagaatgtgtacctcaaagtctacagagctttgaaaaacttaatcttttactatacttaatgaagtagtcaattcagaatatgaagacgcatataaatactgccatctaagagagatctttttgattaagtttttttcaagcattccaaatacaaagaataaatatccgagccgAAGCgtgaggtgtaattatgttcgagcgcgaagcgcgagatgcaaCCGgcacgcgccctaggcgcgctcaaacttgcgagcgaagcgagccgcgcgcgtagcgcgcgatgaaaatgtgcccgcgTATCGGgcagattttatttttgtgtaatcTCATCTCGGAGTTTCAtcagatttaaggaattttataggaccttcaatcaatttttaagatttgaggggatgttataaatatgaagagactgcaattttaatttattttatcttaaaaagattctaaatgatttctacagatttctaaCTATTTCAGAGGAATTCAAAAgggattgaaatatttcagattatttcttaagaattttaacagattacaaagcattttcatggatttcaatgaaattttaagcaattttaaatatatatgaagGGAATTCACAACATTTTAATGTGTAACATTTCTTTGCAGAATCGCTATTTTGGTGTATACTTGCATATGAATATGAGTGACTTAAAATCTCTCTGTTTAAAATAAATCGTTCCTTGATAGTTTATCTACTTTTTAAATCAATTccttattcaatatattttttttattccaatgcTGATTATCCTATACTCGTTTTctataatgattttctataatgattttctataatgaatttctCATTATCGCgataaaattgtaggaaaatcattataggtctataatgattttcctataatatttgTTCGTATAATTACAGTtagtgtataattaaaaaatgtatatcttacTTTGTCAGGCATATTATCATAGTCTCTTCGCAATATTGCCTGACATCCTTCTAAAACTATTAATCCACGATTTACCATAGCCATACCGAGAAGACTTTCTTCAACAGAGAATGCAGAATCATTCCAAAGTTTTTGCTTTATTATTCTTCTCTCGATCGAATCTCTCAACGACATTATTGTATCAGTTAAATATTTCTCGCgcaataagaatttattttaaaagagtaaTAAGGAGTTTTGACCGTTTCGTCGGacataaaaacatgaatagtctTTTTAGGTTATGTCACACTAACGTCAACAAACATTTTGAATAGGGCggcaattttccaaaatttccaaacGTTAAGAAGAACTTTGGTaaaaacatggacataggaaacacgggactaggcatgccattctaaCATGGCgaacggggttgaatccacgggagaggggagaattccatgagtggggagagccgtcatcttacgatgtgccatttgattatgcgcacgagcatttttgccgacaaactgtacaTGAAAAATGGGCGggattttttaatcctttactCTAAAAATGTCCAACTGACTTACagaaataactaatattgagGAATTACTTCAGTATACGTCATTATTTATCACattcctaaacaaattattttaaaaataataataatatacgtgtTCATTGTCCTTCATAATCCGCAACGTTTTGGAGCATGCGGAACACGAGTGTAAGTAATCGTTAGCGCTCGAAATTAATGTTTTCCCACGGTTTTCCCTcctgaaatatttgtttacacttgttcttaacatttttactcttaaaattaaaattaaatcgattAAACAGCTTTATAAGATGTTATGTCAATTATTCAAATCTGTCAAATGCTGTCCTGACCAAGTAAATAACGTTCGCCATCTTTTATATGTATTATACAtggttttctacaattttctacggATATTACATCGTTTAcgtattatacgtagaaaacctTGAGTGTCATGTCACAACCCATCCAAAGATATCTTTGACCCATCTCTGAATTTGGACGTAAATATCTTTGATGTAATgcgattttcattttcaaatattttccacatAATCTATGGCGAAAAGTTGGCAAATGAGCGGGAAACCTGAATATTGGGAAGTATAGTATACCTCTACGATAGGCTACTGCAAAAGTTCAAAGTACGTGTTTTGataacattcttaatttttttttaccaaatagtagattcttctactaataaagataaagataaattttgaaccaaaaataaaacagttcaattttcaaccaaaatgatgagttttcaaacaataaaattaagtttatactcgaaagacaaatttttcaacaaaataaatcagtttccaaataaatatttaaatttctaattaaagaaaggtcaattttctactaaaagacgacgaattttccaccaaattgttgaattaaaaaaaatttatgttaaaaagattaattttcaaccaaaaaagtgaatttctgaATAGAATAGTTgcatgttcaatttttattaaaagaaatcaattttacaagaaaaaattttaccaaaaataaaatagttcaattttgagttaaaCATAAGTTTGGACCAAAACaacagttttgaacaaaatacttattttttcaaaaaaaaaaataataataataatttctaaaaaaaaatgaattttccgccaaagtcgattttgcaactgaaaaattaatttaaaaaaaaataatgtagaagagGGCGATTTCctctaaaacagttttttattttaatttgaaaaagaaaatagaatatttttaaaaaatatgttctttgaAACGTTCTTTcagtaaacaataatattttgtgaaatttagaactatgcaagaaaaactgactctgcttaaaatattacatttttccttttcAAACAGAATGACGGACACTTGGAGTCTATTTTACGAATGAAATATACATTTGATCAATAATTTGTATAGAAGaagctatttttcatatattaaatttgaattttttatggtgCTCAAGGgcgggatatttaaattttcacattctACATTTCCGTATATAagttttgtttgaatgaaaaaagagaCTTGTGTACAAAGatatatttattctttataactGTAAAATTTGGCTGTTCACAACCAAATAATTTCATAACTACATTTCGACTACGTTTGTAAACGGTGCTTGTTGATAACGAATACAACTGAATccctgataaaaaatattattggaaaTTCAGTAGAGCTGATAATTTTTCTATGCTTTTTTCGTGGTTACAGGTAAATCGTTACATAACAATGTctataagaataaataataataaaatattattattgcatTATTAATTAACCTTATActgattttcatataaaaacttcCCATGAGAacgaaaaaagatagaaaagtcATTCTAGGTATGTAATGATTTTCCTACAATACTGTTTCGTAAGGGAAAATTAATATCCTCAAATGATAGCAAACTGAATGAGTGCAAGTCATTCGGGGATAATAAATTTCAGTATTATGTAGATAACTGAAGCAGCATAGCCTGCAAATGGAGCTGGTAATCTTCGATTTTATCTGAAGATAACATAATAACGATCTTAAAAATATATCAGTCTACAAATTGTATACTAAGAGTATAAGGGTACTCGTAGCAGTCATAATAACAATCAATAACGTTTTTCATGCATTCACAATTCATATAATGGGCGCTTACAATATGTACATCACTCTATTCGACCAAGATTCGTTTTACCAACACACAACATTCATATCTTAGAGGAAACTGCAGACGCTCTTCCCTCAGTATtgttttatgaaatataattttcctaaactgCCGTACAAGGTAAAACAGATTTTCCGTTCTTGGCATAATTTAGCGAGATTAGTACTGGGACcgtgaaaaagtaaataaaaaagctAAGTAAATTCGAGACCCTCTGACTTATAGCTACtgtctcaaatttttaaacttctttactCTATTTATTGTCTACTATTTGCTTGAGCACTTGTGCTAATTGATACGCTAATTTGTAAATTACGTTTTCAGATTAAAGATAAACTTTGTCGAACTTATAGCTCTTTAGTTTATTCTACTgtgattttctaaacaaatcaAAAGATGCTGGTGCATCAGTTTCATTGTTAAGCGCTCTGCGGAAGCACCAAAATTGCACAGTATTTGATATAATTGCGCGTCTATGGTCTCTCTGAGTAATAATCACAGGGGTCAGAGTCGAGTGTGACCTAAACTACATTATTAATGAACCTCAGGAAATTCGATGAGATGATATTTTCCCCTAAGTGTGACTTTTAAGCGCTTAAGAAAGATAATTTCTTTTGTCACTCAATTCTTCATCACGTTATAGTGAAGTTTGCTACTATGCATTTTTGTGATGCCTTTAGTGAAGCTTCCACGAGATCTCGTTTTCCCTTTCAAAGTGATTTCGTGATATTGTTGAACAATCTCTTACCCCACCAGGATTCCAAGTCGAAAggcttgaaatctaaaaaaaaactcaaaattaactAAAAGCTTATTTAGGATTGCGGGGTTGATCACTCGTTAGACCTGGTGCGTACAagccttcgtgaaatctttgttaaatcattgagaattttgtaacttattttgaaatcttggataaagcttttaactttttgtgaaatcttgagcaaatccttgaatatttttctgaaatattttgacatattttgaatgctttttaaaatgttttaaatctttctgaagtcttctgccaattttaaaacatattctaatcatttggaatctttgaaatcgttgtagaatcattgaaatctttgtgaaatttttggcaaatgtttgaatattcttctgaaatatttggaaatattttctattttttaaaatattttgaatactttgtACAATGTTTTAAATCCTTCTGAAGTcttctgcaaattttaaaatattttccaatcatgtggaatctttgaaatctttgtgaaagctttgCAGTCTTTGtggaatgttttgaaacttttgtgaaaaggCTCAAATCTTTGGCAATCTTTGAACATGTTtcttatatatttgaatttttttgcaaatatttgcatatttttctgaaatattttgaataatttgttaaatcttcctgaaatcttctgaaaatttaaaaatattttccaatcatttggtttctttgaaatctttataaaagattttaaatcgcTGTGGAATAgctgaaaatctttttgaaaacttagaaatctttaaaaaaatgttgataatctTCAAATTTATCTAGaatattttgtcatatttttgaaaatgtttaaataatttgtgcaATCTTCgaagtttttctgaaatctttaaactcttGGCGAAGTGTTTGAAACTGCCTCAAATACTTCGAAGCATTTTCTAATATATTACAATCTTCgtgaaaacttgaaatatttgcggaattttttgaaatttttgtgaaaatgtttgaaaactagGTGAAATTGGTTAAAGTTTTTCTCAAATGTTggcgaaatattttaaacgttcttaaacattaaaaaatattcaattgtttggaatcttggaaatctttgtgaaatcttggcgaaatgtttgaaatcatctaaaacatttaaaaatattttctagtctcttggaatattttgaaatttttgcctaatattcgaatttatttgaaatattttgacgtatttgtgaaaatatttgaattctgaaacaaatcgaatcttttgaaaccttgccaaatctttgaaatatttttttaaaaccttgaaatctttatgatatctttgaaatctggaaTACTTTAAAAAGTCGAGCGGTCAATCCCTCGTTTAGGGTATTTCCTAGGATTGATAAaagatattattgaaaatattttacccTGCAAAATGTCGTTAGGCTCGCCATCGTTATAGTAAACTATCGAATTTGGAcctgaaatcaaatatttttttaaattatgaaaattttaatattttatatcttaTACCAATAACAGACTTCGAACAGATAACAGtactttcttaaattaaattgatcatctttattgcttttttaaacacacaaaattaataaaaatgagttAATGATCGGAAAATTattattgacgaaattaaaaaaaggagctTTCAGTGGTACAATAGatcgaaaaaagtatttaaaactagCGTGGAGCGAAAagcttaacaaaaaatgaaaagagtAGGGATGCACAGTTCGAAGCCTGCAGGCTAATTTCAGTCTAATTTTAGTCTATGAATATTGGCTTACTGGAAGGCTCCGAACATTCCGACCCGTCACAAGACGAACTTCTCTGTCTCGTATTTACTTGACTCcaagctgaaaataaaaattgaacgcatttaattaatattcaacaattttcggattttgtgaatctttctaataataaattgtgggctaaaaataatttctaatgagacaataaaaaataaaatatgcctCCAAGGACATGTAAATCATCAATGctaataatgaaaattcattaggGAAAAATTCAACGAATCATCGTGGCTCTAAGGTTTAAAGTTCATCAAGTTAtaacaaatatgaataaattcAGTGCGTTTTTTCTGTACTTAcattcgtaaacaaatttgatgagTTCTTCGTGTTGAGGCGTGATGACTTCTTGTATTTGATgcctttgagaattcattttagaTTTTCCGTTCATGTGAAAGACCGGCTTTGGCACATGActgcaataattgaaattttcttacaTAAACAAATtagcgaaattaaaaaaagataaatagaataaaatatattttcctttttctaaattaagtttcaaaatagATTTATCGAAATTTGTCatcgaaataaataattgaattttttaaaattaaaattgaagaacatAAATCATcgtttatataagaaaaatacaaaaacgtgCAAGTAACGTTTTTATGATAAGCAATGATTCGAATTTTAAGGCTTTGTCAGTTATAGATATGGAAAGCGATTTTGGAATAAgataaaaataagagtaaaaacAAACTTATATCAATCGATAACATCAATCATTTACTCCACGAGGTTACAAAAGAGGCTATAAGTAGGATTGGTTAAGAATAGGTAATATGAATAAGTTTACCGGACGACATCCTGATCATCTTCTGGATCCGACTTCCTTGTAAGATCGCGTAACGTCTCGAGTCT
This Belonocnema kinseyi isolate 2016_QV_RU_SX_M_011 chromosome 3, B_treatae_v1, whole genome shotgun sequence DNA region includes the following protein-coding sequences:
- the LOC117170151 gene encoding MAPK regulated corepressor interacting protein 2, giving the protein MYTVSKGPSKIVAKTRRGINQNLERLETLRDLTRKSDPEDDQDVVRHVPKPVFHMNGKSKMNSQRHQIQEVITPQHEELIKFVYESWSQVNTRQRSSSCDGSECSEPSSPNSIVYYNDGEPNDILQDFKPFDLESWWGKRLFNNITKSL